The Spinacia oleracea cultivar Varoflay chromosome 2, BTI_SOV_V1, whole genome shotgun sequence DNA segment CAGCCTCGCGATAATAAACTGCCGGAAACTAAGGATAAGATATTGAACTTTTAGTCCTTAAAGTAGCATAGTTCCAAAGACAAAGCAAAGGAACATATTCCTGCTCAACAACACATAAATCTAGAAAATACTATGTTGCACATAGACTCTCTTCTGTTCACCAGGCTCTTAGCTTAAACTTTCTTAAGTATGCCATATTGTTGTGCACTTCAGTAGTACACAAGCAAAAACTTAAACACAAGGATTTAGACCTGGTGTTTAACATTGCAGAAATTATATGGATCGTTTGGAAAGGTATGCACTATGTCAACCAACCAGGAACATGAGTTGTGCCAGTCCTGTCAGATAAACCTAGAGTTTTTATATGGTTTACTTCTACTGAATGATCTTTAGCTTCCTCATTTCCAACAGTTTCTCCAAGTATCAATTTAACACAAACAAGTAATCGATGTACAAGAATTGTGGATGCAGTGATTGAAACAAAAAAACAGTCATACATTTTTAAAGCAAGGTATATAAGACTTATTTTTCGAAACTGCATACAGACATACAGTAACTTTTTGAACCTGAAACTGAACGTGATCTAGTGGTAAAAGCTATGTCATATGACTCATATTCACTGGAGAGGAGCTTACCAGTAGGAGTGATAACCTGCTTCTCTGTGAATGGGAGATGTCCTAGTCCATGCTCAACAACCTATACAAAACACAAATTTAGAGCAAACCAAACTAAATTACTGTATGCAATGGGAAAGGAAATTGTCAACGTTGGTCAGGATATATGATTTCCAATGTGTCCAAGCAACAAATAAGATGAATGCTCAAAGCAACAAAAGATAACTGAGGGACCATGGTGTGTTTCACAAGACTAAATCAAGAGCCTGTATTCTCAGCCTTCGCATCTTTTAGTTTTATTCAACTTATACTCTTGTACAAAATATAGTCATCAAAGTTcttttccatcctttttctcATTTATTCTATAAAATGCTCAAACCTGATCAGTCGCTATCATCCAATATGCAGGAAACAGTATTTCAGAAAGCAGCTCAAGAAGTCAAGATACTCGTGTCGACTTTGAAAGTATGTCAATATATCTCCTTTCAAGAATTATGATAATCAAAGTAATAGGTGAAGAAGCAATAATTACCAAGCGGATCAGCCGATCAGCATAGAAAACAAAATCATGTTTTGTAGTTTGAGCATCACGGATAAGCGTATGCATACCACGTATCTACAAAAGGTGGGTAAATGTGAGTTAACTTTCTCTAAAATACAAAAATGTATCCAAATCATTGCTAATTAAAATGATATGTATTACCTGGAATGTTGTCTGGATAACATAAAGATTAGGATATATTTTGCAGAGATCGTGTTGACCAAGTTTTGTACGAATATGTTGGACAATAAGGTCAACAGCAACATGATTATCACCTCCACGAGGAATTATAATATCTGCATACTTCTTTGTTGGAAGTATGAAATCATCAAAAGCAGGTTTCACAAATTTTGAGTACTGCAGCATTGTTCAGAAGGAAGCTGGTTAATATGATACATGACTACTTGAAAAGCGCGCAGCAAAGTTAAACTCAAAAAATAAGCCTTGCATTTCCATTGCAGAATATCCACATAAATTAATAGGTGATACTCACATAAATGGTCAATGACTAACCTGATCTAGTACTGTACCAATATCTCTACCCTTCTCACCCGTATCACGCCTTATTCTTCTTGCCAATCGTACATCAGCATCTGCACTGAAAACCAGCATCATGTGAAGAACACATGGGGAAATGTCCAAATCCTGCTATGAGTAGGAAGGAAGCAGCTGGTTTACAAGCACACAAATAGATTGCATTTGACATTTAACCAAAATGTCAAATGACTGAAGTTCCAACAATGCTAGTTCAGAATCCTATCAGGGATAAACAAACATACAACAGAGTATAGATCAACAATGTGTAGAACAGAGAATATCATGTTAAACAATGCTGTTCACTGATCTTGGAAGCAGATTAGTGTTTTATTTTGTCCAAAGAATCTACAAGATTTGTACTTCAATTAACAGGGGATTTCACTGATGACGTGAAACAGTTGAACCTCTAAAGGgagacaagaaaaaaaaaaggcaagAGATGTGGCAAGTAAAATGAAAGAAGATGGACCTGtatcaacaaatattttcatattcaTGAGCACACGAACACGAGGATCATGGAAGATAAGTATTCCTTCCAATATAATTACATCTGATGGGTTGACCTGCCAAGATTACATATCAACTGTTATGCAGTGAAAACAAGAAGAAAAGAAGTGAAGAACATAAGCTGTAGCTGCCTGCTAATAGTTTGTTGGGGAACCCTACCAATACGATACTCTTAAGTAAATAGGATAATCGAcaataaaccctaaaccctaaaaccctAGACCCTAAATTAAACTGAAACTCAAGGCAATAGATCAACTGTGAAGATATCTTACCCTACGGGCTGGAAATACATTGTTTTTGTAACTCTTGAAATCGTAATTTGGAATATCCACTGCTTTTCCACGCCTTAAATTATCCATGGTAGAAAGCAACTCTTCAGTATCAAATGCATCTGtcggaaaaaaaaacattcattAGAAAGAAAAGACACATCATTAGCCTCCATACGGACAGGATTTACATCCACCAGACAGcatacaaattacaaaatattaaagaattagGAGCCGCGAGATTCCAAGATAGGGTTTTACTGGCTACTTCAAATAGGAGAAGCAATGGTGACTTGCAGTAGGACAAaagaataatatttttttaggatttatgatGAATCATTGTACATGCAAAATTGCAAACCAATTACCAGATGTTCATCAGTGTCTTTGTCTGGTAAAGGAATAGCTCACCAGCTAATATGACAAGTAATGAGGATTTTGACTAGTAGGAGCAAAATTTTGAGAATAGGAGCATTAGAATGAGAGGGAGAACTAAGAAAGTAATGGCAATAATTCATATATTTTTCACTGCCCCCCAAGTGTTCACATTCACGGTATTAAGTTATACAAATGTGCAGACAATCAAGTATCAAATACGGAGAAGACCACTTTTAGACCTTTGTAGGACAAGATGGTTATCCTTAAAGTAATCTACATAAACTCACCAGGATGGTCAAAATTGCACTCATTAACTCGTCCAAGCTCCTCCTCCGTCAGATTATGATAAAATGAATCCTGTCAATCAATTAATGACAACAATTAATTGGTAAGGAAATGATGACAAAAGGTTGAAATCAAGCATTAAAAGCATATAAGGATGATAGCAAAACCCAATCTGAGTGAAAACTC contains these protein-coding regions:
- the LOC110782087 gene encoding uridine kinase-like protein 3 isoform X2, translated to MIEAASGVHFSGFHVDGIESRKAVIEQPTTSTENVYNEPFVIGVAGGAASGKTTVCDMIIQQLHDQRVVVVNQDSFYHNLTEEELGRVNECNFDHPDAFDTEELLSTMDNLRRGKAVDIPNYDFKSYKNNVFPARRVNPSDVIILEGILIFHDPRVRVLMNMKIFVDTDADVRLARRIRRDTGEKGRDIGTVLDQYSKFVKPAFDDFILPTKKYADIIIPRGGDNHVAVDLIVQHIRTKLGQHDLCKIYPNLYVIQTTFQIRGMHTLIRDAQTTKHDFVFYADRLIRLVVEHGLGHLPFTEKQVITPTGSVYTGVDFCKRLCGVSIIRSGESMENALRACCKGIKIGKILIHREGDNGQQLIYEKLPQDISDRHVLLLDPILGTGNSAVQAISLLIKKGVPEGNIIFLNLISAPQGVHMVCKSFPRIKIVTSEIETGLNKDFRVIPGMGEFGDRYFGTDDE
- the LOC110782087 gene encoding uridine kinase-like protein 3 isoform X1; the encoded protein is MGSQSVADMIEAASGVHFSGFHVDGIESRKAVIEQPTTSTENVYNEPFVIGVAGGAASGKTTVCDMIIQQLHDQRVVVVNQDSFYHNLTEEELGRVNECNFDHPDAFDTEELLSTMDNLRRGKAVDIPNYDFKSYKNNVFPARRVNPSDVIILEGILIFHDPRVRVLMNMKIFVDTDADVRLARRIRRDTGEKGRDIGTVLDQYSKFVKPAFDDFILPTKKYADIIIPRGGDNHVAVDLIVQHIRTKLGQHDLCKIYPNLYVIQTTFQIRGMHTLIRDAQTTKHDFVFYADRLIRLVVEHGLGHLPFTEKQVITPTGSVYTGVDFCKRLCGVSIIRSGESMENALRACCKGIKIGKILIHREGDNGQQLIYEKLPQDISDRHVLLLDPILGTGNSAVQAISLLIKKGVPEGNIIFLNLISAPQGVHMVCKSFPRIKIVTSEIETGLNKDFRVIPGMGEFGDRYFGTDDE
- the LOC110782087 gene encoding uridine kinase-like protein 3 isoform X3, with protein sequence MIIQQLHDQRVVVVNQDSFYHNLTEEELGRVNECNFDHPDAFDTEELLSTMDNLRRGKAVDIPNYDFKSYKNNVFPARRVNPSDVIILEGILIFHDPRVRVLMNMKIFVDTDADVRLARRIRRDTGEKGRDIGTVLDQYSKFVKPAFDDFILPTKKYADIIIPRGGDNHVAVDLIVQHIRTKLGQHDLCKIYPNLYVIQTTFQIRGMHTLIRDAQTTKHDFVFYADRLIRLVVEHGLGHLPFTEKQVITPTGSVYTGVDFCKRLCGVSIIRSGESMENALRACCKGIKIGKILIHREGDNGQQLIYEKLPQDISDRHVLLLDPILGTGNSAVQAISLLIKKGVPEGNIIFLNLISAPQGVHMVCKSFPRIKIVTSEIETGLNKDFRVIPGMGEFGDRYFGTDDE